Below is a genomic region from Acetonema longum DSM 6540.
GCAAAGCATGCCGGATTTACCGCCGCCGCCTATAACCAGTACGGTTTGTCCCGGCCGCACCAGATGAGCCGTCTGGGCCGGAGCGCCGGCAACGTCCAGGATGGCCAGGGCCAGTGAAGGTGACATGTCTGTCGGCAGAACAGCATAAATGCCGCTGCTGAATAAAACAGCCTGGGCTTCCACTTCAACCTGCTCTTTTTCCAAATGGATTTTCTTAATTTTATGGATCTTCAAAGGAGTCAGGGATAAAGATACTAATGTGGTAATCCGGTCGCCGACTTTAACCGGCGTTTTGCCGGCCCAGGCTGAACCGATTTTACTTACCGTACCCATGAGCATACCGCCGGAGCCTGTCACCGGATTATGGTGTTTGCCTCGTTTGGCCACAATATCCAGCATAATTTTTTCCATTTCAGCCGGATTTCCCTCAGCTTGCTTTTTGATTTGGGTAAAACTTGCCGCGTCAATATTCAGCGTATCTACCTCAATCAGTAATTCGTTATCGTAAATCTCCATCGAATTGTCAATCTTCCAGGCTGGTTGCG
It encodes:
- a CDS encoding L-erythro-3,5-diaminohexanoate dehydrogenase, whose protein sequence is MEKKGCQYGTHRTLEPLGILPQPAWKIDNSMEIYDNELLIEVDTLNIDAASFTQIKKQAEGNPAEMEKIMLDIVAKRGKHHNPVTGSGGMLMGTVSKIGSAWAGKTPVKVGDRITTLVSLSLTPLKIHKIKKIHLEKEQVEVEAQAVLFSSGIYAVLPTDMSPSLALAILDVAGAPAQTAHLVRPGQTVLVIGGGGKSGMLCVYEAKKRAGISGTVIGLGSSRGSCDRMRQMGHADVVIQADATDPLAVMRAVSDATKGEMADVIINCVNIPGTEMGSIMSAKDRATVYFFSMATSFTGAALGAEGIGKDVTMLVGNGYCRDHAAIALQTVRENAVLRKTFEELYA